A single window of Candidatus Zixiibacteriota bacterium DNA harbors:
- the ribE gene encoding 6,7-dimethyl-8-ribityllumazine synthase produces MGYKTFEGKLQAEGFKFGLVVSRFNNFLTEKLMEGAVDCLVRHGASEEDLTVAWCPGAFEVPYVAARMAKSGKYDAVICLGAVIRGATPHFDYIANEATKGIAKLALDSNLPIIYGMVTADTLEQAIERSGTKAGNKGWHAAEAAVELVNLYRVMD; encoded by the coding sequence ATGGGTTACAAAACATTCGAAGGTAAGTTACAGGCTGAAGGATTCAAATTCGGCCTTGTTGTCAGTCGGTTCAACAACTTCCTGACCGAGAAACTTATGGAAGGCGCGGTCGATTGCCTTGTAAGGCATGGAGCCTCTGAAGAGGACCTTACGGTAGCCTGGTGTCCGGGGGCGTTTGAGGTGCCGTATGTTGCCGCTCGGATGGCCAAGTCCGGCAAGTATGATGCGGTCATTTGCCTCGGAGCGGTAATCCGGGGCGCTACTCCTCATTTTGACTACATTGCCAACGAAGCGACCAAAGGTATTGCCAAGCTGGCACTCGATTCCAACCTGCCGATTATCTACGGCATGGTCACCGCCGACACTCTGGAGCAAGCTATCGAACGCTCCGGCACCAAGGCCGGCAACAAAGGTTGGCATGCGGCTGAGGCGGCAGTGGAACTGGTCAATCTCTACCGAGTGATGGACTGA